A single genomic interval of Deltaproteobacteria bacterium harbors:
- a CDS encoding DNA-directed RNA polymerase subunit omega yields MARVTVEDCLPLVDNRFALVLLATKRARQLMAGARPLIEAKDKPPVLALREVATGKVRFDRPVRAALEGQYDNEKLPATPPRR; encoded by the coding sequence ATGGCCCGCGTCACCGTCGAAGATTGCCTGCCGCTCGTGGACAACCGGTTCGCGCTGGTCCTTCTCGCGACCAAGCGCGCACGGCAGCTCATGGCCGGGGCGCGGCCGCTCATCGAAGCGAAGGACAAGCCGCCGGTGCTCGCTCTGCGCGAGGTCGCGACGGGCAAGGTGCGCTTCGACCGCCCGGTTCGTGCTGCCCTCGAGGGTCAGTACGACAACGAGAAGCTGCCGGCGACGCCGCCGCGTCGCTGA